The genomic interval GTCGGAACAAGCGGACGATCTCGCTCGACTTGAAGGACCCCGACGACCTTGCCGTGATGCGTGCCCTGTGTGCTCGGGCGCACGTGCTGGTGGAGAACTTCCGCCCCGGCACCCTCGAACGCCTCGGCTTGGCGCCCGACACGCTGCTGGCGACGAACCCCAAGCTGGTGGTCGTGCGCGTCACGGGGTTCGGCCAGACCGGCCCGTACGCGGGGCGCGCCGGGTTCGCGACGCTGGCCGAGGCGATGTCCGGCTTTGCGGCCGTCAACGGCGAACCCGACGGTGCGCCGCTGCTCCCCCCGATCGCGCTCACCGACGAGGTCACGGGGCTGGCCGCGGCGTTTGCCACGATGGTGGCGCTGCACTCCGGCAAGGGCCAGGTCGTCGATGTCAACCTGCTCGAGTCGCTGGCGCAGCTCATGGGACCGGTCGTCGCGGCCCACCACCAGACCGGTTGGTTGCAGGAGCGACTCGGATCGGGCATCCCGTATTCGGTTCCTCGCGGCACGTATCGCACCGCTGACGGCCACTGGGTGGCGGTGTCGACGTCGGCCGAGTCGGTGGCCGGCCGGGTGATGGAGCTGGTTGGGGCCGGCGACGATCCGCGCTTTGCCGACTTCGCGGGCCGCGTCGCCCA from Acidimicrobiales bacterium carries:
- a CDS encoding CoA transferase; the protein is MPDPHRPADLPGDPSPIGSGPLPLADLRVIDCSTVLAGPHCARYLGDFGADVIKVERLDGGDTTRAMGWRDPADDVTLWWKYLGRNKRTISLDLKDPDDLAVMRALCARAHVLVENFRPGTLERLGLAPDTLLATNPKLVVVRVTGFGQTGPYAGRAGFATLAEAMSGFAAVNGEPDGAPLLPPIALTDEVTGLAAAFATMVALHSGKGQVVDVNLLESLAQLMGPVVAAHHQTGWLQERLGSGIPYSVPRGTYRTADGHWVAVSTSAESVAGRVMELVGAGDDPRFADFAGRVAHRHEVDDLVAAWIGARPMTEVLAAFDGASAAIAPVYSAADYAADAHVVARGAIVDVDGMPQPEVIARLSATPGRVRWAGRPLDADADEVRGEVATPRSD